Proteins from a single region of archaeon BMS3Bbin15:
- the hisF_2 gene encoding imidazole glycerol phosphate synthase subunit HisF: protein MLAKRIIPCLDVKDGRVVKGVHFKNLRDAGDPVELARMYDEQGADEIVYLDISASPDGRKTMVEIVEHTVDQVFIPLTVGGGISTVEDIRRILKSGADKIGINTAAVKNPKIISEGAKRFGSQCIVSAIDAKRVYSDDKDKITIDTPEGKCWFEVYVYGGRNETGVDAIWWAKEVERLGAGEILLTSMDADGTKVGFDIPLNKTISQETNIPIIASGGAGNLDHIVEALTDGKADAALAASIFHYKEYTVLDIKEYLKK, encoded by the coding sequence ATGCTTGCAAAGCGTATTATCCCATGTCTTGACGTAAAAGACGGCCGGGTTGTAAAGGGCGTCCATTTCAAAAATCTTAGGGATGCGGGAGACCCCGTTGAGCTTGCCAGGATGTATGACGAGCAGGGCGCGGATGAAATCGTCTATCTTGATATTAGCGCGTCTCCTGACGGCCGAAAGACGATGGTTGAAATCGTGGAGCATACCGTAGACCAGGTGTTCATTCCACTTACCGTAGGGGGAGGCATAAGCACGGTCGAAGACATCAGGAGGATTTTAAAATCCGGCGCAGACAAAATCGGCATAAACACGGCAGCCGTGAAAAACCCAAAAATCATCAGCGAAGGCGCTAAAAGATTCGGGTCACAGTGCATCGTTTCTGCCATAGATGCAAAAAGAGTCTACAGTGACGACAAAGACAAAATAACGATAGACACGCCTGAGGGCAAATGCTGGTTTGAGGTCTATGTATATGGAGGAAGGAATGAGACCGGGGTAGATGCCATCTGGTGGGCAAAAGAAGTTGAGAGACTTGGAGCTGGCGAGATATTGCTCACAAGCATGGACGCCGACGGCACGAAAGTAGGGTTTGACATCCCGCTCAACAAAACGATATCACAAGAAACCAATATCCCGATTATTGCAAGCGGGGGGGCAGGCAACCTTGACCACATTGTTGAGGCACTTACTGACGGAAAGGCAGATGCGGCGCTCGCTGCTTCAATATTCCACTACAAGGAGTACACGGTTTTGGACATAAAGGAATACCTCAAGAAATAA
- a CDS encoding phosphoribosylformylglycinamidine synthase, producing MLWEVRIAYKPGVQDSEGESALKGLQTLGFKNIESVGTAKVYRIEGDYKKDEIEQMCKRLLANPVSQDFEIEEIE from the coding sequence GTGCTTTGGGAAGTAAGAATCGCATACAAGCCGGGAGTCCAGGATTCAGAAGGGGAATCTGCCCTTAAGGGATTGCAGACACTCGGGTTTAAGAATATTGAAAGTGTGGGCACAGCAAAGGTATACAGGATTGAGGGAGATTATAAAAAAGACGAAATAGAACAGATGTGCAAACGCCTGCTGGCAAACCCTGTGAGCCAGGACTTTGAGATTGAGGAAATTGAATGA
- the ycgJ gene encoding putative methyltransferase YcgJ: protein MKEKIKAIKHFSSRAGKYSGGCFSDTSHLDILIKMAEVKPWFKALDIACGRGFLLKRLSKRVEFAAGIDIAPGMLIDSFKNSVLGDAESLPFRSSSFNVVFTRFAFHHFPEPERVLREISEVLLKGGSFILADGVSSEKQKYSNYLNRLEKLRDPSHIRLYRESELIKILKEGFDTIKVEHYPLKQSLREWLNRASCSADTKEELRKLMEDESIQSN, encoded by the coding sequence ATGAAAGAGAAAATTAAAGCCATAAAACATTTCAGCTCCAGAGCAGGGAAGTATTCAGGCGGATGCTTCTCAGACACTTCTCATCTTGATATACTCATAAAGATGGCTGAGGTAAAACCCTGGTTTAAAGCTCTTGATATTGCCTGCGGCAGAGGTTTTCTCCTGAAAAGACTCTCGAAAAGAGTAGAGTTTGCAGCTGGAATAGACATTGCCCCGGGAATGCTAATAGACAGCTTTAAAAACAGTGTTCTCGGCGATGCCGAGTCTCTACCCTTCAGAAGCTCCAGCTTCAATGTTGTCTTCACAAGGTTTGCTTTCCATCACTTTCCAGAGCCTGAAAGAGTATTGAGAGAGATATCAGAAGTTCTTTTAAAAGGAGGGAGTTTTATTCTGGCTGATGGTGTATCCTCTGAAAAGCAGAAATACTCTAACTATTTAAACAGACTTGAAAAGCTAAGAGACCCTTCTCATATCAGGCTTTACAGGGAATCAGAACTTATTAAAATTCTTAAAGAAGGATTTGATACAATTAAAGTTGAACATTATCCTTTAAAACAGAGCCTCAGAGAGTGGCTGAATAGAGCTTCCTGCAGCGCTGATACTAAAGAAGAGTTAAGAAAACTCATGGAAGATGAATCTATACAATCAAATTGA